Proteins co-encoded in one Trueperella abortisuis genomic window:
- a CDS encoding DUF6912 family protein: protein MRIYIPLTPGDLVSAVEPRLVHAVTPELKRAVPYEDAEGWEMIATLAAADDSLRLLSTGRTRRRMVCVAEVPDRSLEPALQSAAEPAAELPTARRLITSVDWQDVETILVDEPGYEDLVSRALSGDEAAFAATGDIDLLWYDVVERADLAAELGA, encoded by the coding sequence ATGCGCATCTACATTCCGCTCACGCCCGGGGACCTCGTCTCAGCCGTCGAGCCTCGCCTCGTCCACGCCGTCACACCTGAACTCAAGCGGGCGGTACCTTACGAGGACGCTGAAGGATGGGAGATGATCGCCACCCTGGCCGCAGCCGACGACTCGCTCCGGCTACTCTCCACGGGCAGGACGCGCCGCCGCATGGTGTGCGTGGCAGAGGTGCCAGACCGCTCCCTCGAGCCCGCGCTGCAGTCCGCAGCCGAACCCGCGGCGGAGCTACCCACAGCTCGCCGACTGATCACCTCCGTGGATTGGCAGGACGTGGAGACGATCCTGGTAGACGAGCCGGGCTACGAGGACCTCGTCTCGCGGGCGCTATCCGGTGACGAGGCGGCCTTCGCCGCCACCGGCGATATCGACCTTCTGTGGTACGACGTCGTCGAACGGGCCGATCTGGCCGCCGAGCTGGGCGCCTAG
- a CDS encoding AAA family ATPase — protein sequence MILLCLPAPLEEQVVRGLAAFGEEGRIARRCADVAEVIAGVEANLGKIVLLGDDPALDLSVVSRLAACGARVGVVPSFRPVTEIHALGAVPVAEAEMVDFVRGATPAEPVVVPIRRGRIIAVWGPGGSVGRSALVRDLAAVAPDVLVVDADTHRPCLSQLYGLEETSAIVALARHIERGQDPAELIDSVLVDLPGRGAGRPGRLLAGLNTGERWRELPRVVAERMWEPLAAHAEAVIVDVSGGMEARPSREDRHAMTRSAVEAADVIVHVGAGTPVGLRRFLEHLDALGTERIGEHHGVVLLSEHGLGMDGKTKVAALIGEAQMPVHFVRADRRRLERCELRARDAVSAYPRSGYSRDVRALWEAIGSVSGHAARS from the coding sequence ATGATCCTTCTGTGTCTGCCGGCGCCACTCGAAGAGCAGGTGGTGCGCGGCCTGGCGGCCTTCGGCGAGGAGGGGCGTATCGCCCGGCGCTGCGCCGACGTGGCCGAGGTGATCGCCGGCGTGGAGGCTAATCTCGGGAAGATCGTGCTCCTTGGCGACGACCCCGCGCTCGACCTGTCGGTGGTGAGCCGGCTCGCGGCGTGCGGGGCGCGCGTGGGCGTGGTGCCCTCCTTCCGGCCGGTCACGGAGATCCACGCGCTGGGCGCCGTACCCGTCGCGGAGGCGGAGATGGTGGACTTCGTGCGGGGAGCCACGCCCGCTGAGCCCGTTGTGGTGCCGATCCGTCGCGGCCGGATCATCGCCGTATGGGGGCCGGGCGGGAGCGTCGGGCGTTCGGCGCTCGTGCGGGATCTCGCCGCGGTTGCGCCCGATGTCTTGGTGGTCGACGCCGATACCCACCGTCCCTGCTTGTCCCAGCTTTACGGGCTGGAGGAGACCTCCGCGATCGTCGCCCTCGCCCGTCACATCGAGCGGGGCCAGGATCCGGCGGAGCTCATTGACTCGGTGCTCGTGGATCTGCCGGGGCGCGGGGCTGGCAGGCCCGGCAGGCTGCTCGCCGGCCTCAACACGGGTGAACGCTGGCGGGAGCTGCCGCGGGTGGTGGCCGAACGCATGTGGGAGCCGCTGGCGGCACATGCTGAGGCGGTGATCGTGGACGTGTCGGGCGGGATGGAGGCCCGCCCCTCCCGCGAGGATCGCCACGCGATGACCCGTTCCGCTGTCGAGGCCGCGGACGTGATCGTACACGTGGGTGCGGGAACGCCGGTGGGGTTGCGGCGCTTCCTTGAGCACCTTGACGCCCTGGGCACGGAACGGATCGGCGAACACCACGGGGTGGTCCTCCTCTCCGAACACGGACTTGGCATGGACGGCAAGACCAAGGTAGCCGCCCTCATCGGGGAGGCGCAGATGCCGGTTCACTTCGTGCGAGCCGACCGGCGGCGCCTTGAGCGCTGCGAGCTGCGGGCGCGCGACGCGGTCAGTGCCTACCCGCGCTCGGGCTATTCCAGGGACGTCCGGGCGCTGTGGGAGGCGATAGGCTCGGTCTCCGGGCACGCCGCGCGTTCCTAA
- a CDS encoding SAF domain-containing protein, whose protein sequence is MTILTHVPWKDPRLAIGVILIAGGGVAGSILLGGESSVPLLRASAPIAEGSVLSESQFVVAELPERVGKDYVRSGQIPDGAVAAHGIEAGDLLPSSAIGEPGGLLDVTIPLIVAPASSVAVGSQVDVWRVQNATINTAPGARLIAQGAVLVSVEAGGVGAQATAQIRVEPADVPGILEVLGTQDGLAIVGKAG, encoded by the coding sequence ATGACGATATTGACACACGTACCGTGGAAAGACCCCCGTCTGGCCATCGGAGTGATTCTCATCGCAGGTGGCGGCGTCGCCGGTTCGATCCTGCTCGGCGGGGAGTCCTCCGTTCCGCTCCTGCGCGCGAGCGCACCGATCGCAGAGGGCAGCGTACTGAGCGAAAGCCAGTTCGTGGTGGCCGAGCTGCCCGAGCGGGTGGGGAAGGACTACGTGCGCAGCGGCCAGATTCCGGATGGCGCGGTGGCGGCGCACGGCATCGAGGCAGGTGACCTCCTCCCGTCCTCTGCGATCGGCGAGCCAGGGGGCCTGCTCGACGTGACCATCCCGCTCATCGTCGCGCCCGCCTCGAGCGTGGCGGTGGGTTCGCAGGTGGACGTGTGGCGCGTCCAGAACGCGACCATCAACACGGCGCCGGGAGCCCGGCTGATCGCGCAGGGCGCGGTCCTCGTGTCCGTGGAGGCAGGCGGCGTGGGCGCGCAGGCCACCGCGCAGATCCGCGTGGAACCGGCCGACGTGCCGGGGATCCTCGAGGTGCTCGGAACCCAGGACGGGCTCGCCATCGTGGGGAAGGCCGGCTGA
- a CDS encoding helix-turn-helix domain-containing protein: MSRFLTIADVAEYLNVSAGQVRTLIKNGELPAIQVGGRGQWRIDEKVLAAYVERAYEITRQKITSEQEI, from the coding sequence ATGTCGAGGTTTCTAACAATCGCTGATGTCGCCGAGTACTTGAACGTCTCGGCCGGGCAGGTGCGCACGCTCATCAAGAACGGCGAGCTTCCTGCCATCCAGGTTGGTGGTCGTGGGCAGTGGCGCATCGATGAGAAGGTGCTCGCCGCCTATGTCGAGCGTGCCTATGAGATCACGCGCCAGAAGATCACCTCAGAGCAGGAAATCTAA